The stretch of DNA GAAAGGATTATACGAAGCGCGGATTTCGTTATCATCAAATATTTGGAGAGTGTTTTGTTTCTTTGATAAAGGTAAATTAGTAATTTTACTAAATGGATTTACGAAAAAGACACAAAAAACACCAAAAAAGGAACTTAATAAAGCACTTCGTTTAATGGCTGATTATTATAACGAGAAAAAGGAGGAAAAGAAATGAATACTAAAAGTTGGAGTAATATAAAAGATAAAATATACGGAGAAAAAGGAACTGAAAGGCGAGATAACCTTGAAAGAGAAATTGAACCTTTTAAAATCGGACTTTTATTAAGAAAGGCACGAGAAGAGAAGCAATTAACTCAACAACAGTTGGGGATGATAATTGATAAAAAAAGAACTTATATTTCTCGTGTTGAAAATAATGGAAGTAATTTAACTCTAAAAACACTTTTTGATATTGTAGAAAAAGGATTTGGGGGAAAAGTTAAAATATCAATAGAAGTATGATGATAAACGATGCTACAATCGAGTAGGCGGCTGACGGAGTAATCTCCGTCAGTATTCCTTCGTTAAAACTACGGCTAACAAAGTGTAGCTCTCACAATTTATCCCGCACCTTTTGGTCGGGACCACCAAGCCATTCAACTTTGTTCAGGATAAACCAAGCGGTTCGTTAGATAAAAGAAAAAATTAATTGTTTTGTTGTATAGTGCAAAATTTATTAAATTTGCGAAAGGATTTAATATACATTCAAAATTTACTAGAACGTGAAAATATTAGAACTACAGAAGTTTATACTTATTATTAAA from Bacteroidota bacterium encodes:
- a CDS encoding type II toxin-antitoxin system RelE/ParE family toxin, which produces MAFTKLLSYLCVNQVIAYKDYFEDFLVKQPEKVQNKIYKVIEAIETLERVPKNYLKAITGTKGLYEARISLSSNIWRVFCFFDKGKLVILLNGFTKKTQKTPKKELNKALRLMADYYNEKKEEKK
- a CDS encoding helix-turn-helix transcriptional regulator, with the translated sequence MNTKSWSNIKDKIYGEKGTERRDNLEREIEPFKIGLLLRKAREEKQLTQQQLGMIIDKKRTYISRVENNGSNLTLKTLFDIVEKGFGGKVKISIEV